A segment of the bacterium genome:
TGAGATTGCCATTGCGAGGAGCCCCGCTGAAAGCGGGACGACGAAGCAATCTCGTTTTCAACTTATGCTATAATTATCCCAATTATGAAAAATTTACCCGATACTTTAGCAGAAAAGCTTACTAGTCAATTGTTTTTCTGGGCGGAAGAGGACACTAAAAGCATTTTAGAACAGCTTTCAGCTATGGAAAATACTCTTCAGAAGGATAAAGATTTATCTCTGCATAAGTTAGCCTACACGCTTTATCGTAAAAATTTTCCGCAAGGAACCCTGAACCGAACTTGTTCTGGTTCAGGGCAAGAAACCGATAAAGTCATAAAGCTTGCTGTTGTATCTGATTCTTTGGAGGATTTGAAAAAGAAATTGACAATTACCAAAGATTTGCTTAAAGAAAATCCTAAGTTTATTCCTGCCCGTCCCGACGTTACGTCGGGAGCGGGAAAAAAGAATTCTAATGGTATTTATTTCTCTTCTGAACCTTTGGAAAAAGAAGGCAAAATTGCTTTTCTTTTCTCAGGGCAAGGGTCTCAAAGGCCCAATATGTTTAAAGATTTAACAGGACTTTTTCCGCAAGTACAAGAAAGCATTTCAAAGGCAGATGACGTTCTTAAAAACCGTCTTCCTAAATTGTTAAGCGAATATATATATCCGCCGCCTGCATCTACTCCCGAAGAAGAAAAACTCCAAATGGAAGCTTTAACACAAACTAATATCACTCAACCGACACTTGGCGTTGTAGAGGTGGGCTTACTAAAGATTATGAAGTTGTTTGGCGTAAATGCGGATGTATTGGCAGGACACAGTTTGGGCGAATATGTAGCTCTTTATGCAGGCGGTGTTTTTAAAGAAGAAACTTTATATGAGCTATTGGAATATAGGGGCTCTGCAATAATAAATTCCAGTAAAAGCGATTTAGGGACAATGCTTGCGGTTGGGGCAGGAGTAGAGGATATTAAAGTTCTTATAAACGACATACCTAAAGTTTTTATTGCTAATCTAAATTCTCCCGTCCAGACAATTCTTTCTGGTAGTGACGAATTGCTTGATTTAACAAGCGTAAAACTTAGGGAGAAGGGAATCAGGTCTAAAAAAATAAATGTAAGTTGTGCATTTCATTCGCCTTATATGGCTTCTGCAAAGGATTTGTTGTCTAGGAAATTATCTATTCTGGATTATCAAGTACCTAATATTCCGGTTTACTCCAATTTATCTGCTTCACGATATCCTGATGATAAAAAATCGATACTTTCTATTTTAAGCGATCATCTTGTAAGTTCTGTCAGATTTAGCGAAGAAATAGAAAATATGTTTAAAGACGGCGCCAGAATATTTATAGAGATTGGACCGGGCAATGTTTTGACAAATTTGGTAAAACGCATTCTTGGTGAAGAGAATTACATTGCGATTGCTTCAAATGTCAAAACCGCAACTGATATAAGCCAGATTCTCAATGTTTTTGCCCAGCTTATGGCTGAAGGATTTAAAGTGGATTTGTCTGCTTTGTTTGAAGAACAAAGAGAATCATTTTGCCAAAAATATAATTCTGATTAATGAGATTGCCACGCCCTCATAAAATTCGGGCTCGCAATGACAATCCTCATTCTGTCATTTGCGAGCGATACAAAGCGAGCGAAACAATCTCTCTTTTGGGAAAATTATGACATATAAAAACAGAATAATTCCTGTGGTTTTATTTATTTTCTTAATCTTTCAGTCGGAAATTGGTATATGCATGGAAAGGGAAACACTGCCTTTGCCTGCTGATAGAATTTTTAATCATGCTGTGAGTCTGTTGGAACTTTCTGACGGAACTCTTCTTGTGGCATGGAGTTCCGGTAGTAAGGAGAAAAACAGAGATACTGCTATTGTTTTGAGTTTTAAATCGCCTATTGTTAACAATTGGAGTGAACCTCAGATACTCATAGACACGCCTAATAGAGCAGATGGCAACCCTATTATTTTCTTGTTGAATAACGAGATTTATTGTTTTTATTCTTATCTTTGGGGGACAGGGTGGAGTACTGCACGACTTTTTTATACGAAATCGAAGTTAAATGTGTTGACTGGTGATGTAATGGACATTAATTTTTCGTGGACATCCCCTAAAAGAGTCTTCCCTTTTTATAAAATGGGAGATTTGGGAAGAGGTAAACCCGTCATTTTAGATAATAAGGGATTCCTTTTGCCGTTATATAAAGAATTTAGTGGTTATTATTCTTATGTGTGTGAATTCATTGATGGGAAAATAATTTATAATTCTGCTCTTATTAAGTCTAGTCCCGGAAATCTTCAACCTGCTATTGTTCAGGTGATGGGTGGGGAACTTCTTATGTTAATGCGTCCTGAAAGGGGCGGTTATTTCTGGCAATCTTTTTCTAAAGATAAAGGGAAGACTTGGAGTAAACCCGAGCAAAGAAAAGATTTATTTAATCCGGGCTCAGGATTTGATTTATTACGACTTGCTTCGGGCAATATAATATTGGTTTTTAATGATGATTCCAAGAGTCGCACCAATCTCACCATCGCGTTATCAGAAGATAATGGCAAAAGTTTCCCTATAAGAAAGATTTTAGAAGAAGAGGAGGATGTGGATTTTGCGTATCCTTCGGCAATTCAGGACTTAAAGGGCAAAATCAATATTGTCTATTCGGTGGATAAGAAGGAAATCAGACATATAGTTCTTGACGAAGAAGAGATTTATAGTCAAATTTCTAATTACTAATATCTAATTTCCAATGAAATGTCCAATGCCAAATGTCTGTGGTTAAAACATTCTCATTAAAGATTTAAGATTAAAAAATTAAATTAGCTTTAGTAGTGGCAAAGTTTACTTTGCTCTCATTGGGGTCATCATACTGCCGAGTAAACTTGGCCACTTGACGAGAAAGAGATTTATAGTCAAATTTCTAATTACTAATATCTAATTTCCAACAAAATATCCCATTTTAGATATTTGAATTTTGTAAGGTATTCATTAGGAATTGGTAATTGGATATTGGGAATTTAAGTTATCTTTCCCTTAAAATACTCGATTGTCTTGTTTAGCCCTTCATCAATACCTACTTTTGGCTGCCAATTAAGTAAACTTTTTGCCTTTGATATATCTGGTCTTCTTACTTTAGGGTCGTCTTCCGGGAGTGATTGGAATACTATTTCACTTTTACTTTTAGTTAAATGTATTATTTTTTTTGCAAATTCTATCACGCTGAATTCCTGCGGGTTTCCAATATTTATTGGCTCATTAATAGAGGAATCCATGAGTTTTAGAATACCTTCTACAAGGTCGCTTACATAGCAGAAACTCCTTGTTTGAAGTCCGCTTCCAAATACAGTTAGGGGTTTTTCTTCCAGAGATTGACCTATAAAAGCAGGAACTGCTCTGCCATCGTTTAATCTCATTCCCGGCCCAAAAGTATTAAAAATTCTGGCTATTCTTGTGTCTAGGTTATGATATCTATGATAAGCCATAGTAATTGCTTCGCCAAATCTTTTTGCTTCGTCATAAACACCTCTTGGACTGATACAGTTCACATTGCCCCAATATTCTTCCGGCTGCGGGTTTACTTCAGGGTCTCCATATACTTCAGAAGTGGAAGCCAACAGGAACTTTGCTCTCTTTGTTTTTGCCAGACCCAAAGCATTATGTGTCCCTAATGATCCGACCTTTAATGTCTGTATGGGGAATTTAAGATAATCAAGTGGCGAAGCAGGAGAAGCAAAATGCAGGATATAATCCAAATCTCCTTTAATTTCAATGTATTCGCTTACGTTATGTTCTATAAATTGAAAATTCGGCAAAGGTAGCAATTCCTTAATATTGTCTTTTTCTCCGGTTAAGAGATTGTCCATGCATATAATTTTATGTCTTTTTATTGCAAGTTTTTTGCATAAGTGGGAACCAATAAATCCGGCGCCTCCTGTTATAAGTATTCTCATTTTTTTTTCTTGTAAGGGTCTAATTTCCAGCTTAAGGTGCGCGGTATTTCCGCAGTAATCCTAACCCCGTTATTTTTAAACTCTTTTGCAATGATTTTGCCCTGTTCATGAATCATTGGAAGAATATTCATTTTATCGAAAGGGATTGAAATTTCAACTATTTCTCTTTTTTCTTGAAGCAATTGAAACAATTTATTCTTTAACGATTCTATATTATCACCATTAGCGGCAGAAATAAAAATTCCTTTTGGAAAAATTCTTTGAAGCTCCTTCTTATCATTCGCAGTGAGCTTGTCTTCTTTATTTAAAATAGTAACAGTAGGTTTGTCTAAAGCGTTAAGTTCTTTCAATATATCAGTTACGACTTTATAATTTTCTTCTATGTCTATACTTGATGAATCTATAACATGAACAAGAATATCCGCATAGTTTACCTCTTCCAATGTTGATTTAAATGATGCTATTAACTGATGAGGGAGCCCTTTTATGAAGCCCACAGTATCAACAATAATTGCTTTTTGATTGTTTCCCACATCAATTTTTCTCATTATCGAATCAAGGGTTAAAAACAACTTATCTCCTTGCGCAAAGTCTGAAGAGGAGAGAGTGTTTGTAAGAGTCGTCTTGCCGGAATTTGTATACCCTACTAAAACAATCAAAGGTATCATATTTTCTTTTCTTTTTTCTCTTTTAAGTTCGCGATGCATTGAAATCTTTCCCAACCTTTTATTTAAAATAGTGATGTATTTTCTGATTTTCCTTTTGTCATATTCCAATTTCATTTCTCCGGGGCCGCGCGTTCCAATGCCTCCTCCCAATTGTGAAAGTTCTTTGCCCTTACCTGTAAGGCGGGTAAGTAAATAATTTATTTGAGCAAGTTCTACTTGCAACTCTCCTTCCTTGGAATTGGCGCGTTGGGCAAATATATCCAATATCAGTTGGGTTCTATCTATCACTTTTACCTGTGTAATTTCCTCTAAATTTCTTTGTTGGGTGGGGCTTAACTCATGGTCAAATATTATAAGGTTTGCATTTTTCTCATCGCATAATTCTCTTAATTTTTCTACTTGGCCTTTTCCTATAAAAAGATTTGCAGTGGGATGGGAAAAGTCAAATCTTGCGCAATCTATTGTTTCTGCTCCTGCGGTTTTTGCAAGTTGCCTCAATTCTTCTATAGGGTCGTAATTGCAATATCTCTTGTCCGATACCAGGATAGCTAATTCTTTTTCTATCATATCAATTGCCATTTTACCCCGTTAGAGATTTTACTACAACAAAAGACAAATCTTTAAATAAACTCTTAAATTCCAGAACATTGCAAAAACAATTTCACGAGGGTTATGTCCCGATATTACC
Coding sequences within it:
- a CDS encoding acyltransferase domain-containing protein; translated protein: MKNLPDTLAEKLTSQLFFWAEEDTKSILEQLSAMENTLQKDKDLSLHKLAYTLYRKNFPQGTLNRTCSGSGQETDKVIKLAVVSDSLEDLKKKLTITKDLLKENPKFIPARPDVTSGAGKKNSNGIYFSSEPLEKEGKIAFLFSGQGSQRPNMFKDLTGLFPQVQESISKADDVLKNRLPKLLSEYIYPPPASTPEEEKLQMEALTQTNITQPTLGVVEVGLLKIMKLFGVNADVLAGHSLGEYVALYAGGVFKEETLYELLEYRGSAIINSSKSDLGTMLAVGAGVEDIKVLINDIPKVFIANLNSPVQTILSGSDELLDLTSVKLREKGIRSKKINVSCAFHSPYMASAKDLLSRKLSILDYQVPNIPVYSNLSASRYPDDKKSILSILSDHLVSSVRFSEEIENMFKDGARIFIEIGPGNVLTNLVKRILGEENYIAIASNVKTATDISQILNVFAQLMAEGFKVDLSALFEEQRESFCQKYNSD
- a CDS encoding exo-alpha-sialidase, with amino-acid sequence MTYKNRIIPVVLFIFLIFQSEIGICMERETLPLPADRIFNHAVSLLELSDGTLLVAWSSGSKEKNRDTAIVLSFKSPIVNNWSEPQILIDTPNRADGNPIIFLLNNEIYCFYSYLWGTGWSTARLFYTKSKLNVLTGDVMDINFSWTSPKRVFPFYKMGDLGRGKPVILDNKGFLLPLYKEFSGYYSYVCEFIDGKIIYNSALIKSSPGNLQPAIVQVMGGELLMLMRPERGGYFWQSFSKDKGKTWSKPEQRKDLFNPGSGFDLLRLASGNIILVFNDDSKSRTNLTIALSEDNGKSFPIRKILEEEEDVDFAYPSAIQDLKGKINIVYSVDKKEIRHIVLDEEEIYSQISNY
- the hflX gene encoding GTPase HflX, which codes for MAIDMIEKELAILVSDKRYCNYDPIEELRQLAKTAGAETIDCARFDFSHPTANLFIGKGQVEKLRELCDEKNANLIIFDHELSPTQQRNLEEITQVKVIDRTQLILDIFAQRANSKEGELQVELAQINYLLTRLTGKGKELSQLGGGIGTRGPGEMKLEYDKRKIRKYITILNKRLGKISMHRELKREKRKENMIPLIVLVGYTNSGKTTLTNTLSSSDFAQGDKLFLTLDSIMRKIDVGNNQKAIIVDTVGFIKGLPHQLIASFKSTLEEVNYADILVHVIDSSSIDIEENYKVVTDILKELNALDKPTVTILNKEDKLTANDKKELQRIFPKGIFISAANGDNIESLKNKLFQLLQEKREIVEISIPFDKMNILPMIHEQGKIIAKEFKNNGVRITAEIPRTLSWKLDPYKKKK
- a CDS encoding SDR family oxidoreductase, which translates into the protein MRILITGGAGFIGSHLCKKLAIKRHKIICMDNLLTGEKDNIKELLPLPNFQFIEHNVSEYIEIKGDLDYILHFASPASPLDYLKFPIQTLKVGSLGTHNALGLAKTKRAKFLLASTSEVYGDPEVNPQPEEYWGNVNCISPRGVYDEAKRFGEAITMAYHRYHNLDTRIARIFNTFGPGMRLNDGRAVPAFIGQSLEEKPLTVFGSGLQTRSFCYVSDLVEGILKLMDSSINEPINIGNPQEFSVIEFAKKIIHLTKSKSEIVFQSLPEDDPKVRRPDISKAKSLLNWQPKVGIDEGLNKTIEYFKGKIT